The Pedobacter roseus genome contains a region encoding:
- a CDS encoding prephenate dehydratase → METTKRVAIQGIKASFHEEAAYKFFGKSIETVECNSFKETCDKLEKNEADFVVMAIENSIAGSLLPNYTLIRDYGFSVVGEVYLPIQLHLMALPGVKFDDIKVVTSHPIAIRQCIDFFYDYPHIKIVESNDTAACAKRIQEEKLTDTMAIANSLAAELYGLNILERRVESNKKNYTRFLILKKDKTDEGKKINKASICFQVGHKAGSLATVLNIFAEQEVSLTKIQSMPVLGKRNEYYFYVDLEWPSTEKYDKAIRKALKYTSNFNILGEYQKNDKV, encoded by the coding sequence ATGGAAACGACAAAACGTGTAGCAATTCAGGGTATTAAAGCATCTTTCCACGAAGAAGCCGCCTACAAATTCTTTGGTAAGAGCATCGAAACTGTAGAGTGTAACTCTTTTAAGGAAACCTGCGACAAACTGGAAAAAAACGAGGCAGACTTCGTGGTAATGGCCATCGAAAACTCCATTGCAGGTAGTTTATTACCAAATTACACACTAATCCGAGATTATGGTTTTTCGGTAGTAGGCGAAGTTTACCTGCCGATTCAGTTACACTTAATGGCATTGCCAGGGGTAAAATTTGACGACATTAAAGTGGTTACCTCACACCCTATTGCCATCCGTCAATGCATCGATTTCTTTTACGATTATCCACATATTAAAATTGTAGAAAGTAATGATACAGCGGCCTGTGCAAAACGCATCCAGGAAGAAAAATTAACTGATACTATGGCCATTGCAAACAGCCTGGCGGCAGAACTTTATGGCTTAAACATTTTAGAACGCCGTGTAGAATCGAACAAGAAAAATTATACCCGTTTCCTGATCCTTAAAAAGGATAAAACTGACGAAGGAAAGAAAATAAATAAAGCTTCAATCTGTTTCCAGGTGGGTCACAAAGCAGGTTCATTGGCTACAGTGCTGAATATCTTCGCCGAACAGGAAGTGAGCTTAACAAAAATACAATCTATGCCTGTGTTAGGTAAAAGAAATGAGTATTACTTTTATGTCGACCTGGAATGGCCAAGTACCGAAAAGTACGATAAAGCGATCAGAAAGGCACTAAAATACACATCGAACTTTAACATATTAGGAGAATATCAAAAGAACGATAAAGTATAA
- a CDS encoding chorismate mutase, producing MKLNLNIQPLNTWLNVNNEPLIISGPCSAETEEQLLTTAHLLAATGKVSVLRAGIWKPRTRPGEFEGIGSIGLEWLKRAKAETGLPTAVEVANAKHVEEALAAGVDILWIGARSTVNPFTVQEIADALKGHDVPVLIKNPVNPDLQLWIGAIERINGAGITKIGAIHRGFSSFEKSSFRNEPMWELAIQLKTLCPELPIINDPSHICGNRELIPYISQKALDLDMQGLMIESHVDPSVAWTDAKQQVTPAALAELVDRLTVREPEAPNEAFADKLADLRKSIDKIDDILLQKLGERMAIVEKIGEFKRDNQVTILQVNRWDAIIKKGHAFAKALKLDLNFTEKFLELMHGESIRKQTEIMNAGKSEKGIAAEQHTEVKA from the coding sequence ATGAAACTTAATTTAAACATCCAACCTTTAAACACCTGGTTAAACGTAAACAACGAACCATTAATTATTTCTGGTCCATGTAGCGCAGAAACTGAAGAGCAATTGTTAACTACAGCACATTTATTGGCTGCTACCGGTAAAGTATCGGTTTTGAGAGCTGGTATCTGGAAACCACGTACCCGTCCGGGAGAATTCGAAGGTATTGGAAGCATTGGTTTAGAATGGTTAAAACGTGCTAAAGCAGAAACAGGTTTACCAACAGCTGTAGAAGTTGCAAATGCAAAACACGTTGAAGAGGCTTTGGCAGCTGGCGTAGATATCCTTTGGATTGGTGCACGCTCTACCGTAAATCCTTTCACCGTTCAGGAAATTGCTGATGCTTTAAAAGGACATGACGTTCCGGTATTAATCAAAAACCCCGTAAATCCTGATTTACAATTATGGATCGGTGCAATTGAGCGTATCAATGGTGCTGGTATCACTAAAATCGGTGCCATTCACCGCGGTTTCTCTTCTTTCGAGAAAAGCTCTTTCCGTAACGAACCAATGTGGGAACTGGCCATCCAGTTAAAAACACTTTGCCCGGAATTGCCAATCATTAACGATCCAAGTCACATTTGTGGTAACCGTGAGTTAATCCCTTACATTTCTCAAAAAGCATTGGATTTGGATATGCAAGGTTTAATGATCGAATCTCACGTAGATCCTTCAGTTGCCTGGACAGATGCTAAACAACAAGTTACTCCAGCTGCTTTGGCAGAATTGGTTGACCGTTTAACCGTACGTGAGCCAGAAGCACCGAACGAAGCTTTCGCAGATAAATTAGCTGATTTACGTAAATCAATCGATAAAATTGATGATATCTTATTGCAAAAATTAGGTGAGCGCATGGCTATTGTTGAAAAAATCGGCGAATTTAAACGCGATAACCAGGTAACTATTTTACAGGTTAACCGTTGGGATGCCATCATTAAAAAAGGTCATGCTTTTGCAAAAGCTTTAAAATTAGACCTAAACTTTACCGAGAAATTCTTAGAATTGATGCACGGTGAATCAATCCGTAAACAAACTGAAATTATGAACGCTGGCAAATCTGAAAAAGGTATTGCTGCAGAACAACATACTGAAGTTAAAGCATAA
- the aroA gene encoding 3-phosphoshikimate 1-carboxyvinyltransferase codes for MSKNALVSFKGTKNINTEIQLTGSKSECNRALIISALSKKLVKVENLSNAADTVTLNGILNNLEEELEVEIEESKTVDVGPAGTAMRFLSAYLSAKNGNFLLTGTERMKQRPIGILAEALKTIGADISYAESEGFPPLNIVGPLDQKTAQVKIKGDISSQYISALLMIAPILPQGLMLEIEGELTSKPYVDMTLDMLAEVGIEHTWHGNSIAIKPQVFKPGTLVVEPDWSAASYWYSIAALADEAEIALPALKEKSLQGDSQIKNIMKIFGISTSKTDKGIAISNLGLTLDTKEILDLKTCPDLAQTIVVVAAALGKNMAFTGLETLKIKETDRIAALQNELAKIGVTFTENNLVYTLNTDNLHFPDKVTFATYEDHRMAMAFAPLALLINEVEIEEMQVVEKSYPYYWEDLKKAGFEVRET; via the coding sequence ATGTCGAAAAATGCCTTAGTTTCTTTTAAAGGAACCAAGAATATTAATACGGAAATCCAATTAACAGGTTCAAAAAGCGAATGCAACAGGGCCTTAATTATTAGTGCTTTAAGCAAAAAACTGGTTAAAGTCGAAAACCTTTCTAACGCTGCTGATACAGTAACATTAAATGGGATCCTTAATAATCTTGAAGAAGAATTAGAAGTAGAAATTGAAGAATCGAAAACCGTAGACGTAGGGCCTGCAGGTACTGCTATGCGTTTTTTATCGGCTTATCTTTCTGCTAAAAACGGGAATTTCCTTTTAACCGGAACGGAGCGGATGAAACAACGTCCGATCGGGATTTTGGCCGAAGCTTTAAAAACCATCGGTGCTGATATTTCTTATGCAGAATCAGAAGGTTTTCCACCTTTAAATATTGTTGGTCCATTGGATCAAAAAACTGCCCAGGTAAAGATTAAAGGTGATATCAGCAGTCAATATATTTCTGCTTTGCTGATGATTGCCCCTATCCTGCCACAAGGTTTAATGTTAGAGATCGAGGGTGAGCTTACTTCTAAACCTTATGTAGACATGACTTTAGATATGCTTGCAGAAGTTGGCATTGAACATACCTGGCACGGGAATTCAATTGCTATCAAACCTCAGGTTTTTAAACCTGGAACTTTGGTGGTTGAGCCTGATTGGAGCGCAGCATCGTACTGGTACAGCATTGCGGCTTTGGCTGATGAAGCAGAAATTGCTTTACCTGCATTAAAGGAAAAAAGCTTACAGGGTGACAGCCAGATCAAAAATATCATGAAGATTTTTGGTATCTCCACCAGTAAAACCGATAAAGGTATAGCCATTAGCAATTTAGGGCTTACTTTAGATACCAAAGAAATCTTAGACTTGAAAACTTGTCCGGATTTAGCGCAAACTATTGTAGTTGTTGCGGCTGCTTTGGGCAAAAATATGGCTTTTACAGGTTTAGAGACTTTAAAAATCAAAGAAACAGACCGTATTGCAGCCCTTCAGAACGAATTGGCTAAAATAGGTGTTACTTTTACAGAAAATAACCTGGTTTATACGTTAAATACAGACAACCTTCATTTCCCGGATAAAGTTACCTTCGCAACCTACGAGGACCACCGTATGGCTATGGCTTTTGCTCCACTCGCACTATTGATCAACGAAGTTGAAATTGAAGAAATGCAGGTAGTAGAAAAATCTTATCCTTATTACTGGGAAGATTTGAAGAAAGCTGGATTTGAGGTGAGAGAGACGTGA
- the aroC gene encoding chorismate synthase: MAGNSFGQLFRITTFGESHGIAIGVIIDGCPAQLDIDMDFIQSELDKRKPGQSKITTQRKESDIVQILSGVFEGKSTGTPIALLIPNEDQRSKDYGHNVDVYRPSHADYVYDAKYGIRDHRGGGRSSARETAARVAAGAVAKLFLKQQGIEIFAHVTSVGTIEAPNLESNDLSALLNIREENIVRCADPATAHEMIEFIDSVRKDGDTVGGKISCVIKGCPAGLGEPVFDKLHADLGKAMLSINAVHGFEYGSGFAGSELRGSQHNDIPQPKAADSKVFKTTTNYAGGILGGISNGMDITFKVAFKPVATIMHNQQTINAAGEASEIKGKGRHDPCVVPRAVVIVEAMAALVLADHFLRNKTSVI, translated from the coding sequence ATGGCAGGCAACTCATTCGGACAACTATTTCGCATTACAACATTTGGCGAATCTCATGGCATAGCCATTGGGGTAATTATTGATGGCTGCCCGGCGCAATTGGATATCGATATGGATTTTATCCAATCGGAACTGGACAAACGTAAACCGGGTCAATCCAAAATTACCACGCAAAGAAAAGAAAGCGATATCGTTCAGATTTTATCGGGTGTTTTTGAAGGAAAAAGTACAGGTACGCCTATTGCGCTTTTAATCCCGAATGAGGATCAACGTTCGAAAGATTACGGTCATAATGTTGATGTTTATCGCCCCAGCCATGCAGATTATGTGTACGATGCAAAATACGGCATTCGCGATCACCGCGGCGGCGGACGTTCTTCTGCCCGCGAAACAGCGGCCCGTGTAGCTGCAGGTGCCGTTGCGAAATTGTTTTTAAAGCAGCAAGGCATCGAAATTTTCGCCCACGTAACTTCAGTAGGCACTATTGAAGCACCAAATTTAGAAAGCAACGATTTATCAGCTCTGCTAAACATCAGGGAAGAAAACATTGTTCGCTGTGCCGATCCTGCAACAGCACACGAAATGATCGAATTTATTGATTCAGTAAGAAAAGACGGCGATACTGTTGGTGGTAAAATCAGCTGCGTAATAAAAGGTTGTCCGGCAGGTTTAGGTGAGCCTGTTTTCGATAAATTACATGCTGATTTAGGTAAAGCCATGTTGAGCATTAATGCCGTACATGGTTTCGAATATGGCTCTGGTTTTGCCGGAAGCGAATTACGTGGTTCGCAGCATAACGACATTCCTCAGCCAAAAGCTGCAGATTCGAAAGTATTTAAAACCACTACCAATTATGCCGGCGGTATTTTAGGCGGTATTTCTAACGGAATGGACATTACCTTCAAAGTAGCTTTTAAGCCTGTGGCCACCATTATGCACAACCAGCAAACCATTAATGCTGCTGGTGAGGCGTCAGAAATTAAAGGAAAAGGCAGGCACGATCCATGTGTGGTACCAAGAGCAGTAGTAATTGTTGAAGCCATGGCCGCACTGGTTTTAGCTGATCACTTTTTAAGGAATAAAACAAGCGTAATTTAA
- a CDS encoding DUF1684 domain-containing protein — translation MKLITILLLLISMNTFAQSYADQIAKHREVYKEDFIKDNRSPLKKGDLQNLHFYEADSAYKVSAEVELLKNEKVFKMPTFDGSSSDYYRYAHINFSLNGKAIQMTLYRSISLSTNPVYKDHLFLPFTDETNNKETYGGGRYIDLDAKEINNNHIEIDFNKAYNPYCAYSDGYRCPVPPEENDLQLAVKAGEKLYTGEKKHQK, via the coding sequence ATGAAACTTATTACCATTTTACTTTTGCTGATCAGCATGAATACTTTTGCTCAAAGTTATGCTGATCAGATTGCCAAACACCGTGAGGTTTATAAAGAAGATTTTATAAAAGACAATCGTTCGCCATTAAAGAAAGGTGATTTGCAAAATCTTCATTTTTATGAGGCTGACAGCGCCTATAAAGTATCGGCAGAAGTAGAATTACTAAAGAATGAAAAGGTGTTTAAAATGCCAACTTTTGATGGCAGCAGCAGCGATTATTACCGCTATGCCCATATAAATTTTAGTTTAAATGGAAAAGCGATCCAAATGACGCTTTACCGTAGTATATCTTTATCTACCAACCCCGTATATAAAGATCATCTATTTTTGCCTTTTACGGATGAAACCAACAATAAGGAAACTTATGGGGGTGGTCGATATATTGATCTGGACGCAAAAGAAATCAACAATAACCACATAGAAATCGATTTTAACAAGGCCTATAATCCTTACTGCGCCTATAGCGATGGTTACCGTTGTCCCGTTCCGCCAGAAGAAAATGACCTGCAATTGGCTGTTAAAGCTGGCGAAAAATTATATACAGGCGAAAAGAAACATCAGAAATAA
- a CDS encoding LytR/AlgR family response regulator transcription factor, which yields MTYTCIIVDDNEIERDAIEMHLKKIPSLNILAVCSSGIEASQILSTTSVDIVFSDIDMPELSGMDLLKSLKQQPLFIFVTSFTEYAAESFNLDALDFIVKPATFERILKATNKAIEYLELKKLVGKIPQHVDKSTNSDGDDHFFFRETKGITKLKYDDVIYIESMGDFSKLFTSTDKHIVLVSLKNLEKQLPSKIFSRVHKQYIININHIATLTNHEVHLEHHFIVPISASNRQELLEKAIDKKILSRFLK from the coding sequence ATGACCTACACCTGTATAATTGTTGATGATAACGAAATTGAAAGAGATGCAATTGAAATGCACCTTAAAAAAATCCCATCATTAAATATTCTGGCAGTTTGCAGTAGTGGTATTGAAGCTTCGCAGATTTTAAGCACAACATCTGTTGATATTGTCTTTTCTGATATCGACATGCCTGAGCTTTCCGGAATGGATCTGTTAAAAAGCCTTAAACAACAGCCTCTGTTTATATTCGTTACCTCTTTTACAGAATATGCGGCAGAAAGTTTCAACCTTGATGCGCTCGATTTTATTGTTAAACCGGCAACTTTCGAAAGGATTTTAAAAGCCACCAATAAGGCTATAGAATACCTGGAGCTGAAAAAATTGGTTGGAAAAATTCCTCAGCATGTAGATAAATCCACTAATAGTGATGGCGATGATCATTTCTTTTTCAGGGAAACCAAAGGTATCACAAAATTAAAATATGATGATGTGATCTATATTGAAAGTATGGGTGATTTCTCTAAACTCTTTACCAGCACCGATAAACACATTGTACTGGTGAGCCTTAAAAACCTGGAGAAACAACTGCCTTCCAAAATATTTTCCAGGGTACACAAACAGTATATCATTAATATCAACCATATTGCTACGCTAACCAATCATGAAGTTCATTTAGAACATCATTTTATCGTTCCAATAAGTGCATCTAACCGGCAGGAACTGTTAGAGAAAGCAATTGATAAAAAAATCCTTTCCCGGTTTTTAAAATAG
- a CDS encoding tetratricopeptide repeat-containing sensor histidine kinase, with amino-acid sequence MTEVYRQYMKMRNVEKAEEYLDKTIQLAHERNLKKFSAIAYYRRGMMYHGRSDYQKAEENYLVAVTEFSSIGNLDMEAGTYLNLGALYGSIPDYAKSLEVNQKAIAIFEKMGNETDMASCYTNISTIYQRLGNQSQALVYMKMALKVFAKESGNARGVAVVYELIGTNYFEASNHELMEMNVLPNQKVKLALEYYNKSLKIAETIDDKGIIATVKRDLADLYSSVGQKDAALKSYQKSIELSRTGDDKEAYASTLYALGNFYQKENDFENAISLLGNSLKIAEENRFLDIERDANLGLSTVYEKTKNYNKSLAYYRQYIAVRDKIFDQDKEKEITRRQMQVDFNVKERDYLLKQKLTEGELKRQQQELILKRQQLALSDKEKALDLLTFQKAKADLDIQRLAQEGKFAKAKYQAQLTASVKDKQISKQDQQIKFDKRIKLFLSVATILILIIAVVIFLNQRKTTRLNKIINTQKRELEHLSKVKDRIFSVVSHDMRTPVNSLISFMQLLEGGNIEQEKLNRYAASLKNNLTYTSTMMENLLNWAASQMQGFNPYLESLDIHYLTVEVIHSLQDGADQKQIRIHNLIPDQSFCKVDENMFSLVIRNLVSNAIKFTPIGGSIQISSLDIGQQQEIKISDTGVGLNPVQLNHFNKAGYLGAGVSTLGTNKEKGTGLGLLLCRTFVGLMDGNINASANPEGGSCFTITLKK; translated from the coding sequence TTGACAGAAGTTTACCGTCAGTACATGAAAATGAGGAATGTTGAAAAAGCAGAAGAATACCTCGATAAAACCATTCAGCTTGCACATGAGAGAAATCTGAAGAAATTTTCTGCGATAGCCTATTACCGCAGGGGGATGATGTACCATGGCCGGTCTGATTATCAAAAAGCAGAAGAAAATTATTTGGTAGCGGTAACCGAATTTTCTTCAATTGGTAACCTTGATATGGAAGCTGGTACTTACCTCAATCTGGGGGCTTTGTATGGCAGCATTCCCGATTATGCAAAATCGTTAGAAGTTAATCAAAAAGCCATTGCCATATTTGAAAAAATGGGGAATGAAACCGATATGGCCAGTTGTTATACTAATATTTCAACGATTTACCAACGTTTAGGCAACCAAAGCCAAGCTTTAGTGTATATGAAGATGGCACTGAAAGTGTTTGCTAAAGAAAGTGGAAATGCGAGAGGTGTGGCCGTTGTTTATGAATTAATAGGTACTAATTATTTTGAAGCCTCCAATCATGAACTGATGGAAATGAACGTGCTCCCCAATCAGAAGGTTAAATTAGCGCTGGAATATTATAATAAATCGCTGAAGATAGCCGAAACTATTGACGATAAAGGAATTATAGCAACTGTAAAGCGGGATTTGGCCGATCTTTACAGCTCCGTTGGCCAAAAAGATGCCGCGCTTAAGTCTTATCAGAAATCGATTGAATTAAGTAGAACTGGTGATGATAAAGAAGCTTATGCTTCTACGCTGTATGCCTTAGGCAATTTTTATCAAAAAGAAAATGATTTTGAAAATGCCATCTCTTTATTGGGAAATAGTTTAAAAATTGCTGAAGAAAACAGGTTTTTGGATATAGAAAGAGATGCTAACCTGGGTTTAAGTACAGTTTATGAAAAAACCAAAAATTATAATAAATCATTAGCTTATTACAGGCAGTACATTGCAGTAAGGGATAAAATCTTTGATCAGGATAAGGAAAAGGAAATCACCAGGAGGCAAATGCAGGTAGATTTTAATGTAAAAGAGCGTGATTATTTGTTAAAACAGAAGCTTACCGAAGGAGAATTAAAAAGGCAACAGCAAGAGCTTATTTTAAAAAGGCAGCAACTGGCTTTAAGCGATAAGGAAAAAGCACTGGACCTGTTGACTTTCCAAAAAGCAAAGGCCGATCTTGATATTCAGCGTTTAGCCCAGGAGGGTAAATTTGCTAAGGCTAAATATCAGGCGCAGCTTACAGCCAGTGTAAAAGACAAGCAGATCAGCAAACAAGATCAGCAGATTAAATTTGATAAGCGCATTAAGTTGTTTTTAAGTGTTGCTACCATTTTGATTTTGATTATTGCGGTGGTAATCTTTTTGAACCAGAGAAAAACCACTAGGTTGAATAAGATTATCAATACTCAAAAGCGGGAACTAGAACATTTAAGTAAGGTTAAGGATCGTATTTTTAGTGTGGTAAGCCATGATATGCGTACGCCTGTAAATTCTCTGATCTCCTTTATGCAGCTGCTTGAAGGGGGTAATATTGAGCAGGAGAAATTAAACCGCTACGCGGCATCACTAAAAAATAACCTTACTTATACTTCAACCATGATGGAAAATCTGCTGAATTGGGCGGCCAGCCAGATGCAGGGATTTAATCCATACCTCGAATCGCTAGATATTCATTACCTGACAGTTGAGGTGATCCATTCCTTGCAGGATGGAGCTGATCAAAAGCAGATCAGGATTCATAATTTAATTCCCGATCAAAGTTTTTGTAAGGTTGACGAGAATATGTTTAGCCTGGTGATCCGTAATTTAGTGAGCAATGCGATTAAATTTACACCAATTGGAGGTTCAATACAGATTAGTTCGCTTGATATCGGTCAACAACAGGAAATTAAGATTTCGGATACAGGTGTCGGGTTAAACCCGGTTCAATTAAACCATTTCAACAAAGCGGGATATCTCGGTGCCGGTGTAAGTACTTTGGGTACGAATAAAGAAAAGGGTACAGGGTTAGGCTTACTGCTTTGCCGCACTTTTGTTGGTTTAATGGATGGAAATATCAATGCAAGCGCCAATCCTGAAGGGGGAAGCTGCTTTACCATTACATTAAAGAAATAA
- a CDS encoding alpha-ketoacid dehydrogenase subunit alpha/beta, producing MPNEKLMTNAINASELSFNDFKSIVKSDYKTAFESRQASVLGRREVLTGKAKFGIFGDGKEVPQIAMAKAFKNGDWRSGYYRDQTFAFATGISTIKEFFAQLYANPTNGADPFSGGRQMNCHFATKSVNEDGSWNDLTQIKNCSSDISPTGGQMARLVGLAYASKLFRENRELDYLKHFSVNGNEVAFGTIGNASTSEGVFFEAINAAGVLQIPMAISIWDDAYGISVPAKYQTTKEDISEVLKGFQREPEKPGYEIYKVKGWDYPALCEVYEKAINTCRDEHVPVLIHVTELTQPQGHSTSGSHERYKSKDRLAWETEHDCIVKMRAWMLDSAVATEEEIAEIEKEAKVFVRNAQKEAWNEFLDSIKPEQKQAVDLINGVAKHQPELAKISANLASIADAQRREVFVAVRKAIRMSANNSSAERNELLAWYKEQEGHNYDRYNSKLHTDGKESPAKVAVVDAEFDELSKMVDGREVLNACFNENFARDQRLVAFGEDLGNIGDVNQGFAGLQAKYGELRITDTGIREMTIMGQGIGLAMRGLKPIAEIQYLDYLIFALNVLSDDLASLAYRTKGIQKAPVIVRTRGHRLEGIWHSGSPISMLLGSLRGMHLCVPRNMTQAAGMYNTLFRADEPAVVIECLNGYRLKEKLPTNVGDFTVPLGKAEVLEEGTDITVVSYGSSLRIVQEAAEELALLGISVEIIDPQTLLPFDINHVCVNSLSKTNKLLVVDEDVPGGASAYILQKVLEEQKGYFHLDGQPKTLSAKAHRPPFGSDGDYFSKPSVDDVIEAIYQMMHDANPSKYPAFF from the coding sequence ATGCCGAATGAAAAATTGATGACCAACGCTATTAATGCTTCCGAGCTGAGTTTTAACGATTTCAAATCAATTGTTAAAAGCGACTATAAAACAGCCTTTGAAAGTAGGCAGGCCAGTGTTTTAGGCCGTAGGGAGGTATTAACGGGGAAGGCTAAATTTGGCATTTTTGGAGATGGAAAAGAGGTACCGCAGATTGCCATGGCGAAAGCTTTTAAAAACGGCGATTGGCGCTCTGGTTACTACCGGGATCAAACTTTTGCCTTTGCAACAGGCATTTCTACCATAAAAGAATTTTTTGCGCAATTGTACGCAAACCCCACCAATGGGGCCGATCCTTTTTCGGGCGGCAGGCAGATGAACTGTCATTTTGCGACAAAATCGGTTAACGAAGACGGCAGCTGGAATGATTTAACACAGATTAAAAACTGTTCATCAGATATTTCTCCAACAGGAGGCCAGATGGCCCGTTTGGTTGGCCTGGCTTATGCTTCTAAACTATTCAGGGAAAACAGAGAACTTGATTATTTAAAACATTTTTCGGTTAATGGAAACGAAGTCGCATTTGGTACCATTGGCAATGCTTCAACCTCAGAAGGGGTATTTTTTGAAGCGATTAATGCAGCGGGTGTGCTGCAGATTCCAATGGCCATTTCGATATGGGATGATGCCTACGGAATCTCCGTTCCGGCAAAATACCAAACCACCAAAGAAGATATTTCTGAAGTTTTAAAAGGTTTTCAGCGTGAACCTGAAAAACCTGGATACGAAATATATAAAGTAAAAGGCTGGGATTATCCCGCTTTATGTGAAGTGTACGAAAAAGCCATTAATACTTGTAGGGACGAACATGTTCCGGTATTGATTCACGTTACCGAACTTACTCAACCTCAGGGGCATTCAACTTCGGGTTCTCATGAAAGGTATAAATCTAAAGATCGCCTGGCCTGGGAAACAGAACATGATTGTATCGTGAAAATGCGTGCCTGGATGCTCGATTCGGCCGTTGCCACAGAAGAAGAAATTGCCGAAATTGAAAAAGAAGCAAAAGTTTTCGTGCGTAATGCCCAAAAAGAAGCCTGGAATGAGTTTTTGGACAGCATTAAACCTGAACAAAAGCAAGCTGTAGACCTGATTAATGGGGTAGCTAAACATCAGCCTGAACTGGCTAAGATTTCAGCTAACTTGGCTTCCATTGCGGATGCACAGCGTAGGGAAGTTTTTGTAGCGGTTCGTAAAGCCATACGCATGTCGGCCAATAACAGTTCTGCAGAGCGTAATGAACTCTTAGCCTGGTACAAAGAACAGGAAGGACATAATTACGACCGTTATAATTCTAAACTTCATACTGATGGTAAGGAAAGTCCTGCAAAAGTTGCCGTTGTGGATGCAGAATTCGACGAGCTTTCTAAAATGGTTGATGGCAGGGAGGTACTTAATGCCTGCTTTAACGAAAATTTTGCCCGCGACCAGCGTTTGGTTGCTTTTGGTGAAGATTTAGGCAATATTGGCGATGTAAATCAAGGTTTTGCCGGTTTACAAGCCAAATATGGAGAATTGAGGATTACCGATACCGGAATCAGGGAAATGACCATTATGGGGCAAGGCATTGGCTTAGCCATGCGCGGTTTAAAACCAATTGCTGAAATTCAATACCTTGATTACCTTATTTTTGCTTTGAATGTATTAAGTGACGATCTTGCTTCATTGGCTTACCGTACCAAAGGCATCCAAAAAGCACCGGTTATAGTACGAACACGTGGCCATCGTTTAGAGGGAATCTGGCATTCAGGATCTCCGATTAGCATGCTTTTAGGTTCTTTAAGAGGAATGCACCTGTGTGTACCAAGAAATATGACCCAAGCTGCAGGGATGTATAATACGCTGTTTAGGGCTGATGAACCTGCAGTGGTAATAGAATGCCTGAACGGTTACCGTTTAAAAGAGAAATTGCCCACAAATGTTGGTGATTTTACCGTTCCTTTAGGAAAGGCTGAGGTTTTAGAAGAAGGAACTGATATTACGGTAGTTTCTTACGGTTCTTCACTAAGAATTGTTCAGGAAGCTGCAGAAGAACTCGCACTTTTAGGAATTTCGGTCGAAATAATTGATCCACAAACACTTTTACCTTTCGATATTAACCATGTTTGTGTAAATTCTCTTTCAAAAACCAATAAATTATTGGTGGTAGATGAAGATGTGCCGGGAGGTGCTTCAGCTTATATTCTGCAAAAAGTATTGGAAGAGCAAAAAGGTTATTTCCACCTGGATGGACAACCCAAAACATTGTCGGCCAAAGCTCATCGTCCACCATTTGGTTCTGATGGCGATTATTTCAGTAAACCATCTGTTGATGATGTAATTGAAGCAATTTACCAGATGATGCACGATGCAAACCCTTCAAAATATCCTGCATTTTTTTAA
- a CDS encoding DUF1573 domain-containing protein, with product MKKILVLFAFVLGFGIAANAQAKPAEFKFETETHDFGKIVLNKPVTYDFKYTNVGEEPLIITKAEASCGCTVPKYTSTPLKKGETGVISVTFNAAAGPSTFSKAVTITSNAKTPIKVLYIKGETVAAASK from the coding sequence ATGAAAAAGATCTTAGTATTATTCGCTTTTGTTTTAGGTTTTGGTATTGCTGCAAATGCACAGGCTAAACCTGCCGAGTTTAAATTCGAAACTGAAACACATGATTTCGGTAAAATTGTTTTAAACAAACCAGTAACTTACGATTTTAAATACACCAATGTTGGCGAAGAGCCTTTAATTATTACTAAAGCTGAGGCAAGCTGTGGATGTACTGTTCCAAAATACACTTCTACTCCATTGAAAAAAGGTGAAACTGGTGTAATTTCAGTAACTTTTAACGCTGCTGCTGGTCCATCTACTTTCTCTAAAGCAGTTACCATCACTTCAAACGCTAAAACGCCAATTAAGGTGCTTTATATTAAAGGAGAAACTGTAGCTGCCGCTTCAAAGTAA